The Acidimicrobiia bacterium genome contains a region encoding:
- a CDS encoding ATPase, T2SS/T4P/T4SS family, whose amino-acid sequence MTANAYDTIRRTAVDLIESRKLDPQLDRTAVEAAVAGVVDDYQRRAHLGEERALHDPGEMIGRVIRSIAAHGPLTDILTRPDVEEIFIEGPRVTYIDGSGHLRAIAAPTTEAENRQVVNRLLADTDRHLDTASPIVQARVLSDSARMTAVIPPISDGLSATIRRYALRKETLPSLVELGAMTPVAAGFLWAIMQTNLSVLISGPPGAGKTSLLSAMISAAPPTHCLRCCEEVRELHVPIVHGSYYEARPPSLDGEGEISLRGLVKVVLAMRPDRIVVGEVRGAEAFELTRAVNAGCGFACTVHANSAREALHAIVNAALMAGENVSEPIVRKVFASSIDFVVHLDRDSLPEPGNERLRRQIMEIIAVVPAMREDFSTDPIFAREAIGRPLDWTGSFPPEQSTAIIDRALPHGLDLKSILEGRVSPL is encoded by the coding sequence ATGACGGCAAACGCGTACGACACGATCCGTAGGACTGCAGTCGACCTCATCGAGAGTCGGAAACTGGACCCGCAACTCGATCGTACGGCAGTTGAGGCGGCCGTGGCCGGCGTGGTTGACGACTACCAGCGGAGAGCGCACCTGGGGGAAGAACGGGCGTTGCACGATCCGGGTGAGATGATCGGACGGGTCATCCGGTCGATTGCCGCGCACGGACCTTTGACCGACATCCTCACCCGCCCTGATGTGGAGGAGATCTTCATCGAGGGGCCCCGGGTGACCTACATCGACGGCTCAGGACATCTGAGAGCGATCGCGGCACCGACAACCGAAGCCGAGAACCGTCAGGTCGTGAATCGGCTTCTCGCGGATACTGATCGTCATCTAGACACGGCCAGTCCGATCGTGCAAGCGCGGGTCCTGTCGGACTCGGCGCGGATGACTGCCGTGATCCCACCGATCTCGGATGGACTGTCGGCCACGATTCGTCGCTATGCGCTTCGCAAAGAGACGCTTCCCTCTCTCGTGGAACTTGGCGCAATGACGCCGGTCGCGGCCGGGTTCCTCTGGGCGATCATGCAGACGAATCTCTCCGTTCTGATCTCCGGACCTCCCGGAGCAGGGAAGACATCACTACTGAGCGCGATGATTTCGGCTGCACCTCCGACACATTGCCTTCGATGTTGCGAGGAGGTGCGTGAGCTACACGTTCCCATCGTGCATGGTTCCTATTACGAGGCGCGACCTCCATCACTCGACGGGGAGGGCGAGATCTCCCTTCGAGGGCTGGTGAAGGTCGTGCTGGCGATGCGGCCAGACCGTATCGTTGTGGGCGAAGTTCGAGGGGCGGAAGCCTTCGAATTGACGAGGGCGGTTAACGCCGGATGCGGATTCGCCTGCACCGTCCATGCCAACTCGGCCCGCGAGGCTCTGCACGCGATCGTCAATGCCGCCTTGATGGCAGGCGAGAACGTCAGCGAGCCGATCGTTCGCAAGGTATTTGCTTCATCGATCGACTTCGTCGTCCATCTCGATCGGGATTCGTTGCCCGAACCGGGCAACGAAAGACTCCGGCGGCAGATCATGGAGATCATTGCCGTCGTTCCGGCGATGCGGGAGGACTTCTCAACCGATCCCATCTTCGCTCGAGAGGCCATCGGGCGCCCACTCGATTGGACGGGTTCGTTCCCTCCCGAGCAATCGACGGCCATCATCGATCGTGCACTTCCTCATGGTCTGGATCTCAAGTCGATTCTCGAGGGCAGAGTGAGCCCTCTATGA